The Ignicoccus hospitalis KIN4/I genome includes the window TTAAAGAGGGCCTATGGGACCATCGGCTTGGCTCTGACCGACCCCAAGTTGGCTTACTTCGACCCGGACCTCAAGGTGGCCATATTTAGGACGACTCTAGAAGGGGTCAAACTACTCTCCTCGTCCCTCTTGTACGTGGAAGAGGCGTGTGGAACTAAAGTAAACTTGATCTCACTCAGAGCCTTCGGGACCCTCGCCAGCGCCCGGGAGAAACTCCCTAAACTTGGAAAGTATGTCAAAAACCTCTAGGAGGGACTCCACCTCATTCAAGCCCTTTTGCGTGAGCTCCACCACTACTCTGGGCCTCCCTTCCCCTAACTCCTTCTTTATATTGACCAGCCCCTCCTTCCTCAGCTTCTCCAAGTGCGACCACGCGTTGCCCGGCGTGAGCCCCAAGTCCTCGTAAAGTTCCTTAAAGGTCACCGACCCCCTGCTGAGCAAGTATACCATTATAGCTATTTTCGTCAAGTTCAGCTTCTTATTTACTAATTCCCTTATTATGTCCATATCCTTTATTCTCGACACATTTTTCAGCCTCCTCTAAGTTTATCAACACTTCGAAGAGGGTACTCACGCTGTACGAGATAGAAAGAGTAACCGGAATTACAATGGGGTTGGTGGCTACGCTCAACATGCTCAAGCTTGCCAAAACTACCCCGCTTACTGCCTTTTCCCGCCTCATCATAAGTATTTTGATGAGCGAGATCAAGAAGAAGGGGATCGCCATAGTGGCGTAGGGTAGGCCGGGCCAAACGGGCGCCGCCAGCGTAACCGCCGCCATCACGGGGAACAACAAGAAGTCCGGCGCCCGCGAGTCGCCCTCCCTGAGGCTAGCGATCTTAAATGTATACTTAAACGTCTTCTTAAACGTGTAAAACATAATTATGCTAAAGAATAACAACAACGTCATGAGTAATGCAGAGCCAACCTTGTAGTCCGAAACGAAAACGCTTGGGAAGAGCGCAGCGGTAAGGGCCGTCAGGGTTCCCCCTAAAGACAGCGTCAAGGAACTGAGGGCCTTAGCCAAGTAGGAGTTTCGACACGAGCTTATGTCTCTGAGTATCTCTGCGACCCTCTCTAGCGCCTTCAGCCCCTCGTCGTCACTCAAGCCAACAGCCTCCGTAGAGGCCCCAGCGGCGCCGAGTATTCAAGGATAGCCCTCCCGAGCTTGGCGAAGGCTGCCATAACCTTGTCGACGAGTGTGGCGGGCACATCTATGTTCCTAGACCTCATGAAGTAGGCAGAGGTGACCCCTGCCGCGTAAGCCACTGAAGTGAGCGGCTCCCCTAGCTTGTTCATTGAAACAGCGTAGGCCACGAAGGGGGAGATCGCCGCCATGATTTCCCTCCGGCGCCGGGGGTCTAAGGCCGTATGCACTCTGATCGCAGTATAAGCCGCGAGGATCACCAGCATGGTGACGTAAACGTAAGCCGCCTCCTTCCCGAGAACCTTTGCCAACAGTCGCGCCGTGAGGGGAAGCTTCGACACCTCCCCGCTGACCGCGTACTCTTGAAGAAGCAACCAGTGGGGTAAGATCAAGTTTTTGAGTATGTTAATGAACGCGAAGGCCCAAGCGACAATTATGATGACTATTGATATTAGTTTATTTAGTACAGCGAGTTTGCCCTTTAGAGACGGGGGTTTTGTCATTAAACCTATGATATACATAGTGAGGGGGCCCATTAAGGCCTCTGCCGTTGCCGCCAAGGCCGCCAAGGCGGGCCAGGCGAACAAGTACCTAACGAAGCAACCCCGCTCGCTCCCGCAACCCTCTACCAAGAGGGCGCGCGCCTTTGTTGGCGAAAGCACAACTAACAACGTCTTAATCCCTTCCTTAACGTTTTGGAAGAACGCCAACACTCCCAACGCCATTGAGACAACGAAGGCTCCCACGAAGGTAAGTGGGCCCGGCACGAATGCTATCCAGAACAGCGCCACCCCGCTTAGGACGGCAAGCCGCGCCCCCTTGCTGAGCCCCTCTAGCCACGCCCTAAGCCCGGCGAAGTACAAGTAGTCGAAGAAGAGAACTAGAGGTATAAACATAAGGAACGACGTTTCTATTATAATACCTGATACCAAGGCTTCCACGCTCAGCTGCGAGCACAAATCTTCACAGCGGCCGAAGCCGCTCGGCTCCCGGATTCCTCTTCATAGTCCCAAGCACTCTTTTGTCTCCTTTATTATTCTTTCCGCAAGCTCTTGGGTTACCAAGTCTTCGGGCGTAAGGTCGCCTCGTGGGAATATCAACTCGACGCACTCCTTGGGTGCCCTTTCAAAGGGAGCCTTTCCCCTCTTACATAAGTTCAAGGCGTGGCACGCCAACATGAACGCTTGCGCGTAGCGCCCCATAGTCATAAGTATTTCAGCAGTCCACAAGAAGTCTTCGGCTGCCTTGATCCAAGGGTCCACTCGCTCTAACACCTCCATTTGGTTGCTAACATTAGGTACCCCAAAAACTCTGATCGGAGGAGTGAGGGGTTGGGGTACCGAGGCTACGCCTTGGGCTCACAGCCGCGCTGGCTCGCCGACTTCATTA containing:
- a CDS encoding Rpp14/Pop5 family protein → MICEVLAAAALVTALVALYKANDVEIEVIEKKLAKKRAKKIRRYVLVLVLSERPEEVEEGCVEGAVIESLKRAYGTIGLALTDPKLAYFDPDLKVAIFRTTLEGVKLLSSSLLYVEEACGTKVNLISLRAFGTLASAREKLPKLGKYVKNL
- a CDS encoding transcriptional regulator; its protein translation is MSRIKDMDIIRELVNKKLNLTKIAIMVYLLSRGSVTFKELYEDLGLTPGNAWSHLEKLRKEGLVNIKKELGEGRPRVVVELTQKGLNEVESLLEVFDILSKFREFLPGAGEGPEGSE